A region of Aquila chrysaetos chrysaetos chromosome 13, bAquChr1.4, whole genome shotgun sequence DNA encodes the following proteins:
- the CEBPZOS gene encoding protein CEBPZOS, producing the protein MAIALSVVGTHAASWNSEAKTLGPPGQLGNLVATRTGWQQPEGTAEGERRPRIATCTQRHHCANQRPRLGLPRQRRSRGGAAGCRDAPPPPSACGRAAGWRLSRNPDHRRRRGVRHYGPRRTREGLLRTRGPPVRKRCPNGWRRGRSAHAQPLRAVTEGRRPPAAVMARRVVRGLLLLEAAGLLGALLLYRAMDRSQDFRYTMQKRFPSILEVYYKSNEWSGIHGIRENDQMMWLSSKN; encoded by the exons ATGGCCATAGCCTTAT CTGTGGTGGGCACCCATGCTGCCAGCTGGAACAGCGAGGCGAAGACACTGGGTCCCCCTGGGCAGCTGGGAAACTTGGTGGCGACTCGGACcggctggcagcagccagagggGACCGCCGAGGGCGAGCGGCGGCCAAGGATCGCCACCTGCACCCAACGCCACCACTGTGCTAACCAACGGCCCCGCTTGGGCCTGCCCAGGCAGCGGCGGAGCCGGGGAGGAGCCGCGGGTTGCCGAGACGCGCCTCCGCCTCCGTCTGCCTGCGGCCGGGCCGCAGGTTGGCGCCTCAGCAGGAACCCCGACCACCGACGTCGGCGCGGGGTCCGCCATTACGGGCCACGGCGGACTCGAGAAGGACTACTGCGCACGCGCGGCCCGCCTGTGCGGAAAAGGTGCCCAAACGGCTGGCGGCGCGGGCGCAGTGCGCATGCGCAGCCGTTACGGGCGGTAACGGAAGGGCGCCGACCCCCGGCGGCGGTGATGGCGCGGCGCGTCGTGAggggactgctgctgctggaggcgGCGGGGCTGCTGGGCGCCCTCCTGCTCTACCGCGCCATGGACCGCAGCCAAG acttCAGATATACAATGCAGAAGAGGTTTCCATCAATTCTGGAAG tgtattacAAATCCAATGAGTGGTCTGGAATTCATGGCATAAGGGAGAATGACCAAATGATGTGGTTAAGCAGCAAGAACTAA